Proteins from one Pseudoliparis swirei isolate HS2019 ecotype Mariana Trench chromosome 22, NWPU_hadal_v1, whole genome shotgun sequence genomic window:
- the fhl3a gene encoding four and a half LIM domains protein 3 has translation MADSFDCANCKESLYGRKYIQSDDSPYCIPCYDSRFSNTCDECKELIAHDARELFYEDRHYHEHCFRCFRCDRSLADEPFTSQEEALLCNDCYCNEFSSKCVACDKVVMPGTKKLEYAGSTWHEGCFVCHSCEQPIGSKSFIPDKDEHYCVSCYEDKFSPRCTRCKKTLAKGGVTYREEPWHKECFVCTSCKTQLAGQHFTSREESPYCLKCFGNLYAKKCEACSKPITGFGGGKYISFEERQWHQPCFTCSQCSASLVGAGFFPDGPERILCRDCNSNL, from the exons ATGGCGGACAGTTTTGACTGTGCCAACTGCAAGGAGTCCTTGTATGGCCGCAAGTACATCCAGTCAGACGACAGCCCCTACTGCATCCCCTGCTACGACAGCCGCTTCTCAAACACATGCGATGAATGCAAAGAGCTGATCGCCCATGACGCGAGG GAGCTGTTCTACGAGGACCGGCACTATCACGAGCACTGCTTCCGCTGTTTCCGCTGTGATCGCTCGTTGGCGGATGAGCCCTtcaccagccaggaggaggcgCTGCTCTGCAATGACTGCTACTGTAACGAGTTCTCCTCCAAGTGCGTGGCCTGCGACAAAGTCGTCATGCCAG GTACAAAGAAGTTGGAGTACGCAGGCTCTACGTGGCACGAGGGCTGCTTCGTCTGTCACAGCTGCGAACAGCCAATTGGCTCAAAGTCTTTCATCCCCGACAAGGATGAACACTACTGCGTGTCCTGCTATGAGGATAAGTTCTCCCCGCGCTGCACACGCTGTAAAAAG ACGCTGGCTAAAGGCGGTGTGACCTATCGGGAGGAGCCGTGGCACAAGGAGTGTTTTGTGTGCACCAGCTGCAAGACACAGCTGGCGGGGCAACACTTCACCTCCCGAGAGGAGAGCCCTTACTGCCTCAAGTGCTTTGGCAACCTGTATGCCAAGAAGTGCGAGGCCTGCAGCAAACCAATCACAG GCTTCGGAGGAGGAAAGTACATCTCGTTTGAGGAACGCCAGTGGCACCAGCCATGCTTCACCTGCTCCCAGTGCTCTGCCTCACTGGTGGGCGCCGGCTTTTTCCCCGACGGCCCGGAGAGGATCCTGTGCCGCGACTGCAACAGCAACCTATAG